One Drechmeria coniospora strain ARSEF 6962 chromosome 01, whole genome shotgun sequence genomic region harbors:
- a CDS encoding FAD binding domain containing protein, translating to MAVGRAGDLQEVDVTIVGGTLPPRRRDDTSVMLGVSVCVIDGKPRSLEFGRADALNARTQQYFEAAKLLDDLLPQGLKCNTSSTFGDGVFKSRQNDWWVGLDHCLHKNFLMIGQPVVEKMMSERLGDAVHYGEQVVSISECHSFVEVSTNTGRTVRSKYAVGADGARSFVRKATGATFTGTKPEMLWAVLDTFIDTDFPICPEIITFQLNGQSRVSWIPRERGLCRFYVLLDGEVTQARAEESIKQHMAPHQVNFKKTEWYSTFDVKERIASSFVSKNGAGRILLGGDAAHVHSVNGGQGLNTGIADAFHLAWRLALVVKKSSLTPAAADRLLGSYDLERRRTAQGVIDVAAALVRDTVHTAKQYVGTIEKNAGYITGMGVAYDEFDSPLVHKSEHGIWKAGRRCPDLLLRAEGRDGTTWLYQETTYGKFLVLLIGKHEKVHLGHGDVAVPYRIRPENAAVSESVVQDLEFKTFTAEWAREGDSFAVVVRPDMYIGHVGEDVESCRAYLDDLFEN from the exons ATGGCCGTTGGAAGAGCTGGCGACTTACAAGAAGTCGATGTGACCATAGTCGGCGGTACGCtacctcctcggcgccgagatGATACTTCTGTGAT GTTGGGCGTTTCGGTTTgcgtcatcgacggcaagccTCGGAGCCTCGAATTTGGACGCGCAGATGCCCTCAACGCCCGCACGCAACAGTACTTTGAAGCTGCCAAGCTCCTGGACGACCTGCTACCTCAGGGCCTCAAGTGCAATA CGAGTTCGACCTTTGGTGATGGCGTTTTCAAGTCGCGACAAAACGACTGGTGGGTTGGCCTCGACCACTGCCTGCATAAGAACTTCCTCATGATCGGTCAACCAGTCGTTGAGAAAATGATGAGCGAGAGACTGGGAGACGCGGTGCACTacggcgagcaggtcgtGTCCATTTCCGAGTGCCACAGTTTTGTCGAGGTCTCGACCAACACCGGCCGTACGGTTCGCAGCAAgtatgccgtcggcgccgatggaGCTCGGTCGTTTGTTCGTAAGGCTACAGGCGCAACCTTTACGGGCACGAAGCCGGAAATGCTTTGGGCGGTGCTAGACACCTTCATCGACACCGACTTTCCGATTTGCCCCGAGATCATCACCTTTCAGCTCAACGGCCAGTCGCGCGTGTCGTGGATTCCCCGCGAGCGTGGCCTGTGCCGGTTCtacgtcctcctcgacggcgaggtcacGCAGGCTCGGGCGGAGGAGTCGATCAAGCAGCACATGGCGCCGCACCAGGTAAATTTCAAGAAGACGGAGTGGTACAGCACGTTTGATG TCAAGGAGCGAATTGCCTCATCGTTCGTGTCCAAGAATGGGGCTGGTCGCATCCTCCTTGGTGGCGACGCAGCTCATGTCCACTCCGTCAACGGCGGACAGGGGCTGAACAcgggcatcgccgacgcgTTCCATCTCGCCTGGCGCCTGGCATTGGTGGTTAAGAAGTCGAGCCTCACACCAGCGGCAGCGGACAGGTTGCTGGGCAGCTATGACCTGGAACGACGGAGGACGGCCCAAGGAGTGATCGACGTTGCGGCCGCGCTGGTCCGTGACACGGTTCACACCGCCAAACAGTATGTCGGCACGATTGAGAAGAATGCGGGGTACATTACAG GCATGGGTGTCGCGTATGACGAGTTTGACTCTCCCCTGGTGCACAAGTCTGAGCACGGAATCTGGAAGGCGGGCCGCCGGTGCCCGGATCTTTTGCTCAGGGCCGAGGGCAGAGACGGCACGACCTGGCTGTACCAAGAGACGACGTATGGCAAGTTTCTGGTGCTACTTATTGGCAAGCACGAAAAGGTAcacctcggccacggggATGTCGCCGTGCCGTATCGGATCCGACCCGAGAATGCAGCAGTTTCGGAATCGGTCGTGCAAGACTTGGAATTCAAGACGTTCACGGCCGAGTGGGCCCGAGAGGGTGATTCCTTTGCCGTCGTTGTGCGTCCAGACATGTACATTGGACATGTGGGCGAGGATGTGGAGAGTTGCCGGGCTTACCTGGACGACCTCTTCGAGAACTAG
- a CDS encoding pyoverdine/dityrosine biosynthesis protein, whose product MAPVAVEVMRDPATLLGPPAYKTDGDDLDLFALSSGLPALVDTKALDTASKILHIIDRYRMKKTAGAPVKADEGALRFLAVIYGHVRAGRAVPMCLPAFPFKSPNSSTKVLGKLPDRAEELALAHLNGLCLAISDVYAPGAKLTIISDGLVYNDLLGVPDKDVWNYGETLRALAAERGFACIEFSRLRDLVSIPLPEQLDEMTYVANASNFRRALLNTFSRPDWEWKVMSQVEDVCLTYRGYIKFLETDLQDVYPINDERTKSRYKRGIEYIAKEMMARGDAFASAVRQKYKDHVRLSIHPSTGAQKLSISPLPTETMYTTPWHCTIGYKLDGNVISGMRADFDNDESMELVHENGRPSFFREKSPLWSWGEDKGGISCEPIYPNGWILKPAKGANTMKIDDIDATKVRALSEIASPIILRGFFNKPNEAAFTKKSSEFGEPLPWKFGLLLKVKDHGGDTQGLNNVLSREWMPFHFDGLFKTEKKTNERGDDVLVSTPPRFQFFCGATASPRDTGFTLFSSSTQIFKHLAAEYSVESLGRMTWSVETSSFDSTVLKDIPLIEAHPTTGKPCLRYHEPWPQSKTQFDATHVRIDGCDDMESAAICEAIDSALHDRRVAYYHVWEKGDLAVSDNILMMHTRSDFNSGSDRELWRIHFD is encoded by the exons ATGGCGCCCGTAGCGGTTGAGGTCATGCGTGACCCCGCAACACTATTGGGCCCGCCCGCCTACAAGACGGATGGCGATGACCTCGATCTCTTTGCACTCTCCAGCGGACTTCCCGCCCTCGTGGACACCAAAGCGCTCGACACGGCATCCAAGATACTTCACATAATCGACCGGTATCGCATGAAAAAGACGGCTGGTGCGCcggtcaaggccgacgagggagcGCTCCggttcctcgccgtcattTACGGCCATGTGCGAGCCGGACGGGCCGTCCCCATGTGCCTGCCGGCGTTCCCTTTCAAATCGCCCAACTCGTCGACCAAGGTTCTCGGAAAGCTGCCGGACAGAGCGGAGGAATTGGCCCTGGCCCATCTCAACGGCCTTTGCCTGGCCATTTCCGACGTGTACGCGCCCGGCGCAAAACTCACCATCATCTCCGATGGTCTGGTATATAACG ATCTTCTCGGCGTTCCCGACAAGGATGTCTGGAACTATGGCGAGACTCTTCGAGcgttggcggccgagaggggCTTCGCCTGCATCGAGTTCTCCCGGCTCAGGGATCTCGTGTCCATTCCGCTCCCGGAGCAGCTCGATGAAATGACATACGTCGCCAACGCATCCAACTTCCGCCGCGCCCTTCTCAACACCTTCAGCCGGCCCGATTGGGAGTGGAAGGTGATGAGCCAAGTGGAGGATGTCTGCCTGACGTACCGCGGTTACATCAAGTTCCTCGAGACCGATCTCCAAGACGTGTACCCGATCAATGACGAGCGCACCAAGTCGAGGTATAAGCGTGGCATCGAGTACATCGCCAAGGAGATGATGGCGCGAGGCGACGCTTTCGCCAGTGCGGTCCGCCAAAAGTACAAGGATCACGTCCGTCTCTCGATCCACCCTTCGACTGGCGCCCAGAAGCTATCCATCAGTCCCCTTCCGACCGAGACCATGTACACGACACCGTGGCACTGCACCATCGGCTacaagctcgacggcaacgtcaTCTCCGGCATGCGAGCCGATTTCGACAACGACGAGAGCATGGAGCTCGTGCACGAGAATGGTAGGCCGAGCTTCTTCCGCGAAAAGTCGCCACTCTGGTCGTGGGGAGAGGACAAGGGTGGCATCAGCTGCGAGCCCATCTACCCGAACGGGTGGATTTTGAAACCGGCCAAAGGCGCCAACACGATGAAGATTGACGACATTGATGCGACGAAGGTTCGGGCGCTGTCGGAGATCGCATCTCCAATCATCTTGAGAGGCTTCTTCAACAAGCCGAACGAAGCCGCATTTACGAAAAAGTCGAGCGAGTTTGGCGAGCCTCTGCCGTGGAAGTTTGGGCTGCTGCTCAAGGTCAAAGACCATGGAGGCGACACGCAGGGGTTGAACAACGTGCTTTCGCGAGAGTGGATGCCCTTCCACTTCGACGGACTGTTCAAGACGGAGAAGAAGACGAACGAGAGAGGCGACGATGTTCTCGTCTCCACCCCTCCGCG ATTCCAATTTTTCTGCGGCGCAACGGCATCTCCCCGAGACACAGGGTTTACGctcttctcgtcgtcgacgcaaaTCTTCAAGCATCTGGCGGCCGAGTACTCGGTCGAAAGCCTGGGTAGGATGACTTGGTCGGTTGAGACGTCGTCCTTCGACTCGACAGTGCTCAAGGACATCCCATTAATCGAGGCGCATCCGACGACAGGCAAACCGTGTCTGCGTTATCACGAGCCATGGCCGCAGAGCAAGACGCAGTTTGATGCGACCCATGTCAGGATCGACGGCTGCGACGATATGGAGAGCGCTGCCATCTGCGAGGCCATTGACTCTGCGCTGCACGACCGCCGCGTCGCATACTACCATGTCTGGGAGAAGGGCGATCTCGCCGTCAGCGACAATATTCTGATGATGCACACCCGCAGCGACTTCAATTCTGGCAGTGACCGCGAGCTGTGGCGAATCCACTTTGATTAG
- a CDS encoding artemis protein — protein MSTFSGLVAEFPDIRIDFFRHHPDVPPPLACFLSHVHSDHLSGLESLRSPFVYCSAATREILLRLERYPCRINYAQGILETRQQTYKHLAKVMKPLPLETPTVIELRPGHSIQATLFDANHCPGAVMFLIEGDGKAILYTGDVRSEPWFVNALARNPILIEYTSRLKTLDKIYLDTSFTDDVSFQTKSEGIAELLRKILRYPDDTIFYMQAWTYGYEDVWLALSRALKSPIHVDEYKLRVYGALRTRMAGQPLTELHLCTGAAALTGHMCGNTPLPGCLTSDVDVRLHSCEKGNMCSAAKHPAVVRIQPIVAHLPNGTNLVEAGVGGGGEDLEREAELVSQELLALLELYATIPFVEETSSNFNRITASNDVPEAYRKEVFNVLKVALSSGRTLSLNLDISKLEDHYSSGLPTVLQALSDLIPENSQCIKSECEAAHDLPRVIQFPYSRHSSYPELCHLIQVLRPMDIWPCTVDAKRWAAEGISIKTLFGQHCAGQIFQHDVELGALSTACTIPAVDPQHPESQHVDSASELESLLAPGLIMADTHSVQLVQLPAQLPGSTSNEHEPVSPPLKRKRINLAEGEGLEETTPDDSQQTQSSWASEISTRHYLTRRDAYLLTLDNVDDNDDWKPIALLSTDGHHNVAETEL, from the exons ATGTCGACATTCAGCGGCCTTGTGGCCGAATTTCCCGATATTCGAA TTGACTTCTTCCGTCATCATCCCGACGTACCCCCTCCATTGGCATGTTTCCTAAGCCACGTTCACAGCGATCATCTCTCTGGCCTGGAGAGCCTCCGGTCCCCCTT CGTCTACTGTTCTGCTGCAACACGAGAAATTCTGTTGCGACTCGAGAGGTACCCCTGTCGGATTAACTATGCGCAAGGCATCCTCGAAACCAGGCAACAGACGTACAAGCATCTTGCTAAGGTCATG AAACCATTGCCCCTGGAAACACCTACCGTCATTGAGTTGCGGCCCGGCCATAGCATCCAGGCCACCCTATTCGATGCCAACCATTGCCCAGGAGCCGTCATGTTCT TAATTGAAGGTGACGGCAAGGCAATTCTATACACGGGAGATGTTCGATCTGAGCCCTGGTTCGTGAATGCTCTTGCACGGAATCCAATTTTGATCGAGTACACCAGCCGGCTCAAGACCCTGGACAAAATTTACCTGGACACCTCGTTCACCGATGATGTTTCCTTCCAAACTAAATCAGAGGGAATTGCAGAGTTGCTACGCAAAATTTTACGGTACCCCGATGACACCATATTCTACATGCAGGCTTGGACATACGGTTACGAGGATGTCTGGCTCGCCCTCTCCCGCGCACTGAAATCTCCC ATACACGTTGATGAATATAAATTGAGAGTGTACGGTGCCCTGAGAACACGGATGGCGGGACAACCGTTGACCGAGCTCCACCTCTGTACTGGCGCAGCCGCACTGACAGGGCACATGTGCGGAAACACGCCTCTTCCGGGCTGTCTGACCTCAGATGTCGACGTTCGGTTGCACAGCTGCGAGAAGGGAAATATGTGCTCTGCAGCAAAACATCCAGCCGTGGTCAGAATACAGCCGATCGTTGCTCATCTGCCAAATGGCACAAACCTTGTCGAAGCTGGAGTTGGGGGAGGCGGCGAAGACCTCGAACGAGAGGCAGAGCTGGTTAGCCAAGAACTTCTCGCATTGCTAGAACTGTACGCAACCATTCCCTTTGTTGAAGAAACTAGCTCTAACTTTAATAGAATTACTGCATCTAATGATGTTCCTGAGGCATATAGAAAAGAAGTCTTCAATGTTCTGAAAGTTGCATTGTCAAGTGGTCGGACTTTGTCTCTCAACCTCGACATCTCAAAACTTGAGGACCACTACTCATCGGGCCTCCCAACCGTCCTTCAAGCGCTGTCTGATCTGATACCTGAGAATTCTCAGTGTATTAAATCTGAATGCGAGGCAGCACACGATCTTCCCAGGGTCATCCAGTTTCCGTATTCTCGTCATTCGTCCTACCCAGAGCTTTGTCACCTGATCCAGGTCTTAAGACCTATGGACATTTGGCCGTGTACAGTTGATGCAAAGCGATGGGCGGCTGAAGGGATCTCAATCAAGACCCTCTTTGGACAGCATTGCGCCGGACAAATCTTTCAGCACGACGTGGAACTGGGTGCACTCTCGACAGCCTGCACCATTCCAGCAGTGGACCCTCAACATCCAGAATCTCAGCATGTGGACTCTGCCTCCGAACTGGAGTCATTACTTGCACCGGGACTGATTATGGCGGACACACATTCTGTCCAGTTAGTTCAGCTACCTGCTCAGCTTCCCGGGAGCACGTCAAATGAACACGAACCCGTTTCTCCGCCCCTGAAACGCAAACGCATCAACCTGGCGGAAGGAGAGGGTCTCGAAGAGACCACTCCAGATGATTCACAGCAAACACAATCGTCCTGGGCTTCGGAAATATCCACGCGGCATTATTTGACTCGTCGGGATGCATACCTCCTGACACTGGATAATGTTGATGACAATGACGATTGGAAACCTATCGCACTGCTCTCTACGGACGGTCACCATAATGTAGCAGAAACTGAACTGTAG